The Rhinoderma darwinii isolate aRhiDar2 chromosome 8, aRhiDar2.hap1, whole genome shotgun sequence genome has a window encoding:
- the FAM78A gene encoding protein FAM78A isoform X1, which produces MDIAKDIYHLNYTRQDEVSPSRAPQAPGRRNGQVFMRRRPQDCLSLLEIALVLNTMGCIHSLSCKPKVFRESIAVLDINASIDPTPTSIDESSSVVLRYRTPHFRASAQVLVPPICGKESWRVGWIQACNHMEFYNYYGDLGMSSWELPDLENGKIPAISDSDGINYPWYGNTTETCTVIGPTKRDAKFTVSMNDNFYPSVTWAVPVSDSNVPMLTGIQRDQSFTTWLVAINMASGDLVILHTIKWRMKLKIEVTPTLPLGQRAKLQEPFAQEQPQVLDKNEPIPQSGLVKPNANDAQVLMWRPKNKPSAVVIPPKRR; this is translated from the exons ATGGATATAGCAAAAGATATCTACCATCTAAACTACACCCGCCAGGACGAAGTCTCACCCAGCCGTGCACCGCAGGCACCTGGCAGGAGAAACGGGCAGGTCTTCATGCGTCGCCGCCCTCAGGACTGTCTGAGCCTGCTTGAAATTGCCCTGGTGTTAAATACTATGGGGTGCATCCATAGCTTAAGCTGCAAACCCAAAGTCTTCAGAGAGTCCATCGCCGTGCTGGACATCAACGCCTCCATCGACCCCACCCCCACCAGCATCGACGAGTCCTCCAGCGTCGTCCTCAGATACAGGACCCCACATTTCCGAGCCAGCGCCCAAGTACTAGTGCCTCCGATCTGTGGGAAAGAGTCGTGGAGAGTGGGCTGGATCCAGGCCTGCAACCACATGGAGTTCTATAACTACTATGGAGACCTGGGAAT GTCTAGTTGGGAACTTCCGGATCTTGAGAATGGTAAAATCCCGGCCATCAGTGACTCAGACGGCATCAACTATCCCTGGTATGGTAATACTACGGAGACCTGCACTGTTATCGGCCCCACCAAACGGGACGCCAAGTTTACCGTCAGTATGAATGATAACTTCTACCCAAGCGTGACTTGGGCAGTGCCTGTTAGCGATTCCAATGTGCCTATGTTGACTGGCATCCAGAGGGACCAAAGTTTTACCACTTGGCTGGTGGCCATCAACATGGCTAGTGGTGACCTCGTTATTCTGCACACCATCAAGTGGAGGATGAAACTGAAAATTGAGGTCACGCCGACCTTACCGTTGGGACAACGAGCCAAACTACAGGAACCTTTTGCACAGGAACAGCCGCAAGTCCTCGACAAAAACGAGCCCATACCTCAGAGCGGGCTCGTAAAGCCCAACGCCAATGATGCACAGGTGCTGATGTGGAGGCCCAAAAACAAGCCGTCAGCTGTCGTGATACCCCCGAAACGTCGGTAA
- the FAM78A gene encoding protein FAM78A isoform X4, with the protein MAEHVSVWGSQEDQLLSSWELPDLENGKIPAISDSDGINYPWYGNTTETCTVIGPTKRDAKFTVSMNDNFYPSVTWAVPVSDSNVPMLTGIQRDQSFTTWLVAINMASGDLVILHTIKWRMKLKIEVTPTLPLGQRAKLQEPFAQEQPQVLDKNEPIPQSGLVKPNANDAQVLMWRPKNKPSAVVIPPKRR; encoded by the exons ATGGCCGAACATGTCTCtgtatgggggagtcaggaggaCCAGCTATT GTCTAGTTGGGAACTTCCGGATCTTGAGAATGGTAAAATCCCGGCCATCAGTGACTCAGACGGCATCAACTATCCCTGGTATGGTAATACTACGGAGACCTGCACTGTTATCGGCCCCACCAAACGGGACGCCAAGTTTACCGTCAGTATGAATGATAACTTCTACCCAAGCGTGACTTGGGCAGTGCCTGTTAGCGATTCCAATGTGCCTATGTTGACTGGCATCCAGAGGGACCAAAGTTTTACCACTTGGCTGGTGGCCATCAACATGGCTAGTGGTGACCTCGTTATTCTGCACACCATCAAGTGGAGGATGAAACTGAAAATTGAGGTCACGCCGACCTTACCGTTGGGACAACGAGCCAAACTACAGGAACCTTTTGCACAGGAACAGCCGCAAGTCCTCGACAAAAACGAGCCCATACCTCAGAGCGGGCTCGTAAAGCCCAACGCCAATGATGCACAGGTGCTGATGTGGAGGCCCAAAAACAAGCCGTCAGCTGTCGTGATACCCCCGAAACGTCGGTAA
- the FAM78A gene encoding protein FAM78A isoform X3, translating into MTARSIHLYKNNLINCWSSWELPDLENGKIPAISDSDGINYPWYGNTTETCTVIGPTKRDAKFTVSMNDNFYPSVTWAVPVSDSNVPMLTGIQRDQSFTTWLVAINMASGDLVILHTIKWRMKLKIEVTPTLPLGQRAKLQEPFAQEQPQVLDKNEPIPQSGLVKPNANDAQVLMWRPKNKPSAVVIPPKRR; encoded by the exons atgacagcccgCAGTATACATCTCTACAAAAACAATTTAATAAACTGTTG GTCTAGTTGGGAACTTCCGGATCTTGAGAATGGTAAAATCCCGGCCATCAGTGACTCAGACGGCATCAACTATCCCTGGTATGGTAATACTACGGAGACCTGCACTGTTATCGGCCCCACCAAACGGGACGCCAAGTTTACCGTCAGTATGAATGATAACTTCTACCCAAGCGTGACTTGGGCAGTGCCTGTTAGCGATTCCAATGTGCCTATGTTGACTGGCATCCAGAGGGACCAAAGTTTTACCACTTGGCTGGTGGCCATCAACATGGCTAGTGGTGACCTCGTTATTCTGCACACCATCAAGTGGAGGATGAAACTGAAAATTGAGGTCACGCCGACCTTACCGTTGGGACAACGAGCCAAACTACAGGAACCTTTTGCACAGGAACAGCCGCAAGTCCTCGACAAAAACGAGCCCATACCTCAGAGCGGGCTCGTAAAGCCCAACGCCAATGATGCACAGGTGCTGATGTGGAGGCCCAAAAACAAGCCGTCAGCTGTCGTGATACCCCCGAAACGTCGGTAA